The Periplaneta americana isolate PAMFEO1 chromosome 10, P.americana_PAMFEO1_priV1, whole genome shotgun sequence genome includes a window with the following:
- the LOC138707506 gene encoding protein Asterix, translating to MHGTGSGSSDPRRPDKEHRYKPPPPTAQAAPGEDLTPDYMNILGMIFSMCGLMMRLKWCAWVALYCSFISFANSRANDDTKQILSSFMLSISAVVMSYLQNPQPMNPPWSAIFV from the exons ATGCATGGAACTGGGTCGGGTAGTTCCGATCCAAGAAGACCCGATAAAGAACACCG GTacaaaccaccaccaccaacagcACAGGCGGCTCCAGGAGAAGACTTAACACCAGATTATATGAATATCCTGGGCATGATATTCAGCATGTGTGGCCTGATGATGAGA cTTAAGTGGTGTGCTTGGGTGGCGTTATACTGCTCCTTCATCAGTTTTGCTAATTCGCGAGCAAATGATGATACAAAGCAAATTCTGAGTAGCTTCAT GTTATCCATTTCTGCGGTTGTTATGTCTTACTTGCAAAATCCTCAACCGATGAATCCACCATGGTCAGCAATTTTTGTGTGa